One part of the Diadema setosum chromosome 6, eeDiaSeto1, whole genome shotgun sequence genome encodes these proteins:
- the LOC140230259 gene encoding astrocytic phosphoprotein PEA-15-like produces the protein MTVEEDFENFLKQLGESISEDELRALTAACQDVIPNEAREKIQKQRDLFGYLQKINQLSQDNLCYLEHALEKICRPDLVTMVMEFRVNVPASKDLSNVITGPARKYKEMNKDTGQVPDDILEGLAKIQLAAPPSNAERRKGRETR, from the exons ATGACAGTCGAGGAGGACTTTGAGAACTTCCTGAAGCAGCTCGGGGAGAGCATCTCGGAGGATGAACTGAGGGCGCTCACGGCGGCTTGTCAGGATGTCATACCCAACGAGGCCAGAGAAAAGATACAAAAGCAGCGCGACCTCTTCGGATACCTGCAGAAAATTAACCAGCTGAGTCAAG ACAATTTATGTTACCTGGAACACGCCTTAGAGAAGATCTGCAGACCGGATCTCGTTACCATGGTGATGGAATTCAGAGTCAACGTCCCCGCCAGCAAAGACCTTAGCAACGTTATAACGGGACCCGCCAGGAAATACAAAG AAATGAACAAGGACACGGGACAGGTGCCCGACGATATCTTGGAAGGTTTAGCGAAAATACAGCTAGCCGCCCCTCCGTCGAACGCGGAGAGACGAAAAGGGCGGGAAACCAGATGA